In Lathyrus oleraceus cultivar Zhongwan6 chromosome 2, CAAS_Psat_ZW6_1.0, whole genome shotgun sequence, the DNA window ATTAATCCTCTAAAGGAGTTAGTGTGAATATACGACACAAACCTAGACAGTCTAAGATCTTCAATGGGAGTATTTGTCTTCCAGTGCAAGTTTTAATCTCCTTATATAGCAAATAACTCTGGGCTTTTCCCTTGTGGATCTTCAGATATTCTCGTCCAGAATCTTTGCACAATCTATTGGATATTTGATTTGCTCCTTGAATATCTCTAACaagatatgatttgtttttatttcaatTTCAAATTTAAAGCTTCATTTAAATCTGACTTAAAGTGCATCCAATAGTCAAATAAATCATCTAATCATATTGTTaaatcaataacaataaaatctTTGACCAATCTTCTGCAGATCATACTCCAAAATGCATATTCTGGCGCCTGTTGCACAAGGCCCAGATGTCGTACCAACATGTTGGAGCATTGCGTCTAACATGTGATCTTTTTGCAACATCATACAACTTTATCAAGCTAGACCAATCTTGAACACTTGGACACTCCAAGTTGTTGTTTTGCTAAAATTCAACCAATCTAAAAGGCCAATCCCATAGGAACAACACTTTAGTCGATTGTCATTAGATTTATATTGTGAAGGTCGGCCTAGATGGTAAGATTGATCAATTTAAAACTTGTTTGGTAGCCAAAGGACACACTTAGATTTTTGGATTGGATTATAGTGATACTTTCTTGCATGTAGCCAAAATGGCATAAGTTAGACTTTTTTCGCCATTGCAACCATTCAAAACTGGCATATTCATCAACTTAACatcaaaaatgcatttttacATGGTGATGTTGAAAAGGAAATATATATGGAGCAACCACTTTGGCTTGTTTCTCAAGGGGAGTCATCGACTATGGTTTACAGGGTACACATGTCTCTTTACGGTCTTAAGCAATCTCCGAGAGCTCGGTTTGGCATATTCAACATTGTAGTACAACAATTTGGTATGGTCTGTAGTGAAGCTGACTATTCTGTGTTTTATCATAACTTAGCCCAATAGTGTATTTACCTTACTGTCTATGTAGATGATATTTCCATAACTGGTAATGATCAGCAGAGACTACTCCAATTAAAACAATATCTCGCGAATCAATTTCAGACAAAATACCTTGGTAAACTCCGCTATTTTTTGGGTATAGAGGTAGCTCAATCTAAAGATGTTTTGGTGATTTCTCGGTGTAAATATGCTATGCATATTTGTGAAGAAACAAATTTGCTGAACGCTAAACCAATTAGAACTCCTATGGATCCAAGTGTCAAACTCCTACCCAATCAGAGAGCTTTATCTGACTCAGGAAGGTATAAGATATTCGTTAGAAATTTGAATTATCTCACGGTCACTCATCCAGACATTTCTTTTGCAGTTAGTGTAGTAATCCAGTTCTTAAATTCACTTTGTCAGGAACACATGGGTGTTGTTATTCggattctgagatacatcaaatATGCTCCAGGAAAAGGTCTTGTGTATGAAGATAAAGGACATACTAAGATATTTATATACTCTGATGTTGATTGGGTAGGGTCATCCATTGATAGACGATCCGCCTTTGGGTATTGTGTACTTGTTAGAGGAAGCCTTATATCATGGAAAAGTATGAAACAAAATGTAGTTGCAAGATTAAGCGTTGAGGCAGAGCATAGGTCCATGGAAATTTTGTTTACTAGTATTTTAAGTAAACAATCATGAGTTTTAATTCACTTAAGAGATTAAACTCGGAAAAAAATTCAAGGACAATTTGTGAAAGAAAGTGCAacaaaaagtgtgtgtgattgaATCTTAAATGTTTGAATGTTGACAAACTGAACGTAAGTTTTAACTGAAAATAATGTAAAATTGCTTTGAAataagaaaacaaacaaaaagaaTAATGAATTTCATAAAAGTAAATTCTTTAATTGGAAATACTTAAAGAAAGGACGCATACATACATTTTCTCTCACAAATTGTTTCTGTCTGTGACTTGGATACTTTAGTTCTATAGAGAATAAATGAAATTTGTGACCTTGATCCCAACAATGAGATCCACTTATATACTAATACAATAGTAACTGTCGACAATGATTATTTTCACAAGATTTGACATGTATCCCATTATGTGGGCTTCAGTGCTCTAGCTTGCTTCCACACGTCTTCAATGTTAAAACTACTGAAAAACTACCCATTATGCTAATAATTTCCTTCCAACCCTCTAACTACCTCTATATATAGTCTTTGGTTGACCCCTATAGTTTTTCCTCAACATCCTTAGTTTGGATGACTTATAGACTAAAAATACGCTAAGTCCCCAACATCTTATGGACGTGCCAAACTCAACATTTATCGAAGTGTTTATTCGTGCAAACCTCTTCAACATTCTGGACATGTTTTGAAGAGATAATGATCATAATCTTGTGGATCTGTTCCTGAGACTCTTCTAACCCAGGTTGCATGGGCGTTAAAATATAATATGTCCCAAATCATATGACAAAGTGGTTGAACCATCTTTAGTCAACATGGTTAAGATATGTTTGAGGCTCTTGACACCTAGCATTTTCAAACATGGTTATTACTATTCTTTGTCAAAAAATTTCAGCTAAAATTTCCTGGCTAACAATTGCATATTACTTCAAATACAGTCTTCCATGAGAGGACAAATCATATTGAGATAAACTGTCAGTTTTTTAGAGAGAAGATTGAATCAAGCGACATCATGATAAGCTTTGTCAACTTTAATGATCAATTGGCAGACGTGTTTAGAAAATCCTTGTGAAGTCCCAGGACTAATTAGATATGTGACGGGCTTAGTGCATTTGACTCATATGCTCAAGTTTGATGGAAAGTGTTGATACTTGTATATGTTGagaatatttgtatatagaaAAGTTCTGCATATACTATAACATGTAATTAGCTGTAAATCTCTCTACATATAAAACAATCTTCATAGTGCTATTCAAACACACGATTTATTCAAATGTGATGTATATTATTTATGAAACATGTATTATTTACAAAAATAAGAAACATTTAGGTCCTTTATCATTTTTTTGAAACAAATTTGATCCcctaaaataataaaaattaaaaaaactaGACAATATTTACGAGAAAAATATCAATACTTCTAATTTTAAATTTTAAGGGATaaaactgttggtgtaagccctagaggccaatacttttggtacttgtatcgaattagttattaataataaaaggctttttttaTTTATGTGTAATAAAGTctctagaatagctagtccgtttaatatatcaagtgtgacttgatcatgagatcccattaaacataaggacattattcttaaagtatcggtagtcgagctttgttgtgaagtgggataacattaaagcattaaaagtattatgtatatagattgatgatcacatcttatggatcatggataaggagttatcaagtcttaaacataggtatgaatattaagagtaatatttagactggattgacccgctatgagaatactatatagaagGTTATGCAAAGCGTCttaagttattctcatggtgataatggtgtataccacccttcgacctgaaaccactatggaccctagatgtagcgtcgagtgccttattgctgattAAACATTATCCATcactggatgaccataaagacagttgatgggtactccacgaagcatgttgagggacatgagtgacctagatggaatttgcccatcccgcgtaacaggataaacgtctatgggccaaatattgaactggacaaggatgacacaatttatgccttgtgttcaatatagacataaaggcaaaagggtaattgtacacacaagtattatcacaaaaggaatTAACAaatcatatgacattttcgtgtcttgggtagcagtgatgtgttgctagataccgctaactgtttattatgttaaatacgtgatttaatataactgtcaatgccgtgaaaacctatagggtcacacacaaaaggacggattgatgagagatatagtagataaggaacaccgtaaggtacggtccacttaagtgaattatagaacatcataaagtacggtgcacttaagtagaatacgaaatatggtaaggtaccatgcgcttaagtgattttagtatatcgtaagatatgggtcacatacacttaagtgggttttttatcttacaacccacacaagtggttctataaatagaacccttgtgcagaagcatttgttcagatgaaatttagtttctctctctctctctctccctctctctctctctctctctctctctctctctctctctctctctctctctctcaaagccttcattcgtagcagctagcactgagactgaaggaatccgtttgtgtgactgagtagaggcgttgtcaccattcaatgttcgtgatcgctccttagatctgcatcaaaggtttcaatcgccacaagaggtaactattttatcactgatcatgcccattcgtaaggatcactaaaggagaaaattttaatttccgttgcgttttagaaccctattctccttcagtggtatcagagccacttacgaaaccatgcatctaatagctgtttattttttgtattttctgtattaatacgattaaaagacagaatgaatcaaagaataaacgagtaattaaatttggcatcatgtgtgtacgatttggatgattgatgttgactatgcttcggaatccgacattagtatggtgaagcagtgatacatcgaccgtccataggttacacaagtgagatcgatcaagttatatatatgatataagtaattctgatgcaaaatacgatatatatgatatattgtttctctttcgttcattcaaacacttaatggttgctttcttttgagcgatcaatggtcatttgcttcgaAATCCGACAaaagtatggtgaagcaatgacgtgttgatcaatcatactgaattaacaattgAGGTGTatttgacggtatgaaattggtgcattagggttcatgacggtacaaggtttgtgttgtcaaagagttatgcaattagggttgtgattgcacaagagttgtgctttaaagtatcacgtgttgatgcgaaaatcgacgtcgatttcaaatgaattgttcattaaaattttgcgtcgggGCGCTTCCCCTGCAACCCCGCAGGGGGTGCTGCCCCCTTGACCAGACAGCAGAACCCCCAgctaactctgtgtagtgtgatcagtcgtcgaaatttaatttggtttatttaattaacataatttaatttaataataataataatgtgtttattattattgtcttgtggtgatcggttatggacttagttttcctttattttgttttgggattctaaaatacgacctgcgtgtcgtgcctctcttttaatctcttaatgtaacttcttttctcatcttgctcccttgtatgtaaaacgagtttcttttatataatgtgtcataccccaaaattttcccgtCGATATTTCAAAGTATTCctcaagaccctctgacttgctctgcaaggcactgatatcaaatggacaaaagcccagctcacaacaggcccaatccaaaagcggcccaaaatagcttgctcgctaggcgagcagtcccttcgcctagcgaacatttcatcatgacactcgcccagcgaagcatcagatccaggaaaaagcccagaactagcttgctcgctaggcgagcaattccttcgcctagcgaagtttgcgaaaatctgaagttttggacctcattttaagcccattaggtcaccaccactactactataaataccagctcctcagccacgaaaataacacacagacccagagggagaaacacagaaaccctgctgatccagagaattcggaagacggaaaccctgaaggccgctcacccgcctcgaagctaccaccgcccagctcaatccgatacctagagtgatcagttcaacatagcaattgcaaacaggtttgtgtattATCGCTGTTATATGCTTCCAATTGATAACCGTTACCTACATAATGCATCATGACTAAATTTTGATATGTAACCTGATTTCACATGCAAATTTAAGTATGCTTGAACATCATGAATGCTATCCATGCTGTGCCTGTAATTTAATGTCATAATTCAAGGTTCCAGAGACGGTACGATTGCCAAAATTCAAAATctgtggccgctcgctagcacatcgctaagcgagcctggagcgaatattcgctaagccttcgctaggcgaagcagaggcgaacgtaCCAGTAGCTGTTCTCATGTTTCGTTTTATGGTTGTCTTATTGTAATCATGCATTATTTGGCCTTGTGACTATTGTGTTCATtctgtagtgcaattttcaattgcactttAACTTGGTATTCTCACCCGTGTGTTTAATTTGTGTTAAAGCTCGCATATTCTCAAGGAAGTGGCtggctaggtactccactttatgtgtggaagactttcatggagatggattctaaattatttcGCTTTAACGTGaaaattcatattgattgcctaaccaattttaatgtattgattcttaatgtattgattttaatgtatcgatttaatgcggaatcatcataattacctaatgaacttaaaatatggactttaaataaaccatatcggacctctctttattaccccacgattacgtaatacggtcatgtcccgcgaatgtggggatacacttagcaatggcccttcgattaaatcatcataaaataaatcatggtccctcggatgttgccttcggaaatacgattttgtccctcgatgacccttcggtgtagcctacggttaaatgatgatagtcccttcgaatgctaaggtatcctcacaactgttgccttcaatgaccaatcgatgaccctacgataaccctttaacatccaaaggataaactacttacttctcaatagtaaggacagttttaccctcataaggataggaaatgcccggaaagacctcggacaggtataaccttaattgctcattcataacctaaaaaaatacttttcacacctcacacctttcaaacatccttttggaaaatcaccacttagcatacatccgtactaggatcattgccgagttatatttttctaaactactttcaaaaccctaaacgagataaccactttgtatacattcatgcaagaatcattacaaagttaaattctcccttttcaaaacatccttcacacatttctcaaccacctttttcaaactagaaaacataaatgattgagcaattaagagcccatggataaccatggatataaagggtgctaataccttccctttgtataaagtacctcccgaacctaagaatctaaattaaggtctttcctgttcttttccacctttccttatgggataaaagaaaagtcggtggcgactcttgctaaccgcgacatcgcgataaaaaaacaaaaagtccagttcaccgtatgacagaactggcgactctgctggggacgacaaagagaggtccaccttaaaaatcatttatgttttcctaaTTGTTCTTTCGTTTAAGGGAATTGatgagtgaaagatcctacacccggatctagtgtaccttaggtaagtagcaatagatcatcgcgactatccggcgtatactggaatggttaaaatgatagctacggttaatgtgacactttggatgtcctgatgttcctcatgttcacttgaggagaaatttggcattcgcgtggtgtcattaaagcattaaccagacctttagaaccctaattgacttatcctagccattagaaagtagtgagataactgatTTCGGTTCtgactgaggttggttgatactcgatgctacactctttgagattggactttagggaagcttcggtcaatCACTTGatgttgcactgaagtggacttaaagaaaggtcgatgattggagatccttctagaacccggttactattctaggacaggttgaaccaaccaaacttcagtggggagggtattcacctatggaactcatgcaagccttaaaacctaggaataattgttgtgtgacatgcttgtgtttgcataacatcataacatcataacatcatggcatcatactaaccatttcaaggacttaggaatttagctttgctctgttgaacaggttatggcttccaagaagactatccggatcaatcttgtaacgatctctcctcaactcaaggatttggtgtcagaactccccgatcatgctcagttcaacaagaaacatggtcatctcctcaatttggttaccactggtttcaaagaagatatgatgagagtcctattccagttcttcgatcctaagcatcattgcttcactttcccagattatcagttggtacccacattagaagagttttccaagctgcttgggatacctatccttgatcaaatacctttcagtggtctggaaaagatgccaaagtctgaagaagttgccgcagctctacacatgacgaagtctgacattgagaccaactgggtaacaaggagtggagttaagggcttacttgccaaatttacttgcccgagaattcctaaaagttatgaatgtccatgcttttgaagacgttctagcattgctaatctatggtttggtgctattccctaatccggaccaattcatagacgtgaatgctattaagatattcctcactcataaccctgtgcctaccttgcttggagacatcttgcattcccttcacactcgtactatgaaaaggcaagggactctcatgtgctgcatacctttactgtctaggtggtttatttcgcaccttcctcaatcagtcttgaagaatgatcaaaatctgaaatggtctcaaaggataatggcactctctcattcagacatccggtggtgttctaacctcagagaaaatgttatcatcatcgaccgttgtggagaattccctaatataccactcatggggataagaggaggtattacttataatcctgccttagccctacgtcagtttgggtatgctcgaagggatggtccacatgaaatgattgttcaaggtacagtgttcgactatgacaatgaccctcaaaatctccgtcaaaagt includes these proteins:
- the LOC127123260 gene encoding uncharacterized mitochondrial protein AtMg00810-like; the protein is MVYRVHMSLYGLKQSPRARFGIFNIVVQQFDDISITGNDQQRLLQLKQYLANQFQTKYLGKLRYFLGIEVAQSKDVLVISRCKYAMHICEETNLLNAKPIRTPMDPSVKLLPNQRALSDSGRYKIFVRNLNYLTVTHPDISFAVSVVIQFLNSLCQEHMGVVIRILRYIKYAPGKGLVYEDKGHTKIFIYSDVDWVGSSIDRRSAFGYCVLVRGSLISWKSMKQNVVARLSVEAEHRSMEILFTSILSKQS